In one Lolium rigidum isolate FL_2022 chromosome 3, APGP_CSIRO_Lrig_0.1, whole genome shotgun sequence genomic region, the following are encoded:
- the LOC124699740 gene encoding DNA-directed RNA polymerases I and III subunit RPAC2-like, giving the protein MEHGSVTDSTSSTFSIMEEDHTLANSVRFVLNQDPRVAFCGYSIPHPADKKVNIRVQTTGDPAKDVMKDALQDLMVMGQHVRGTFDRAVADFKSNMPAEQMDVDSNQQ; this is encoded by the exons ATGGAGCACGGTTCGGTCACGGATTCGACCTCGTCGACCTTCTCCATTATGGAGGAGGATCACACCCTCGCCAACTCCGTCAGATTTGTCCTCAACCAGGA CCCAAGGGTGGCattttgtggatatagcatccctcaTCCTGCTGACAAGAAGGTCAACATAAGAGTTCAGACTACAG GAGATCCAGCAAAGGATGTAATGAAAGATGCTTTACAGGACTTGATGGTGATGGGGCAGCATGTTAGAGGGACTTTTGACAGAGCAGTGGCTGATTTTAAATCAAACATGCCAGCAGAACAAATGGATGTTGATTCGAACCAGCAATGA
- the LOC124703614 gene encoding uncharacterized protein At4g06598-like, producing the protein MMMANPKLQKQALLPPRSPFPTVASPYADHGPISRPQGAAHHRFGHGHGHGHHQRTSSESIIEEQPSWLDDLLDEPETPVRRAGHRRSSSDSFALFDGSAASGSFANSFEEMGGGGQAAPWGGVQEYYAKPTSYGRPQGRPWEQGMPNLAGYRPGPPMPVREKVGGHHGPPSGLRDHEHAMDKRALDELGIERKEGVLPKYAQSEADTKRAKQQYAQRSRVRKLQYIAELEGKVQSLQSEGIEVSAEMEFLNQQNIMLDLENKALKQRLESIAQEQVIKRVQQEMFEREIGRLRSLYQQQQQPPQPGTLGRSNSRDLDSQFANMSLKHKDTNSGRDTISGPLRT; encoded by the exons ATGATGATGGCGAATCCGAAGCTCCAGAAGCAGGCGCTGCTGCCCCCTCGCAGCCCGTTCCCGACGGTGGCGTCGCCGTACGCTGACCACGGCCCGATCTCCAGGCCACAGGGTGCCGCGCACCACCGCTTCGGTCATGGCCACGGCCATGGGCACCACCAGCGCACCTCgtctgagagcatcattgaggagCAGCCGTCGTGGCTCGACGACCTCCTCGACGAGCCCGAGACACCTGTGCGCCGTGCCGGGCACCGCAGGTCGTCGAGTGACTCGTTTGCACTGTTTGATGGAAGTGCTGCATCTGGCTCATTTGCCAATAGTTTCGAGGAGATGGGCGGAGGAGGGCAGGCTGCGCCATGGGGCGGCGTGCAGGAGTACTATGCCAAGCCAACCTCATATGGGAGGCCCCAGGGCCGGCCGTGGGAGCAAGGCATGCCGAATTTGGCAGGTTACAGGCCAGGCCCGCCGATGCCGGTGAGGGAGAAAGTTGGTGGGCATCACGGGCCACCGAGTGGGTTGAGGGATCATGAGCATGCCATGGACAAAAGAGCTCTTGATGAACTTGGGATAGAGAGGAAGGAGGGTGTGCTGCCAAAGTACGCACAGTCCGAAGCGGACACCAAGCGTGCTAAACA GCAATATGCGCAGAGGTCTCGTGTTCGGAAGCTCCAGTATATTGCAGAGCTTGAGGGTAAAGTCCAATCATTACAG TCAGAAGGGATAGAAGTGTCTGCTGAAATGGAGTTTCTTAATCAACAAAATATAATGCTAGACTTGGAAAATAAAGCCTTGAAGCAAAGGTTGGAGAGTATAGCTCAGGAGCAAGTAATTAAACGTG TTCAACAGGAAATGTTTGAGCGGGAAATTGGCCGTCTCAGGTCGTTGtatcagcagcagcaacagccacCGCAACCTGGTACTCTTGGTCGTAGTAACAGTAGAGACCTTGACTCGCAGTTTGCAAACATGTCTTTGAAACACAAAGACACCAACTCTGGGCGCGATACCATCTCTGGCCCTCTTCGTACTTAG